Part of the Ornithinimicrobium flavum genome, GACACCGGGCTGCTGGCCGTCGACAAGCCCCCTTTCCTGGCCACCACCCCCCGGGGCGGTCACGTGGCCCAGACCGCTCTGGTGCGGCTGCGTCGGGCCCTGGACCTGCCTGAGCTGACCCCGGTCCACCGCCTGGACCGGCTGACCAGCGGCGTCCTGCTGCTGACCACCCGGGCGGCCGCGCGCCGTCCCTACCAGGTGCTGGTGCAGACGGGCGGCCTGCGGAAGACCTACGAGGCGCTCGCCCCGCTGCCCGAGGGTCGTGACCTCCCGCTCCTCGTCCACGACCGCCTGGTCAAGACGAGGGGCGAGCTGCAGGCCCGCGTGGTCCCCGGCCCCCCGAACGCCCGGACCCTCGTGGAGCTGCTCGACGTCGTCGAGCCGGGCGTCGGACGCTACCGCCTCACCCCGACCACCGGGCAGACGCACCAGCTGAGGGTGCACCTCGCCGGTCTCGGGATACCCATCCTCGGTGACCCGCTCTACCCCGTCGTGAGCGACGTGGCCCCGGGCGACTTCAGCAACCCCCTGCAGCTTCTCGCGGCGGAGGTCTGCCTCACCGACCCGTTGAGCGGGCGGGAGCGGCGCATCACCAGCGCCCGCACCCTGCCGATCGGACCCCCGACCGGCTAGCCCTTGCGGCCCCGGAACATCCCCAGGAGCGGGGACCCCGCCCCGAGCAGGAACCCGAAGTCGTACCAGTTCCCCACCCGGTCCACGTCGTAGACGGGGAAGCGCTCCCAGGCGCCGAAGACGTGGGCGATGAGGACGAACCACGCCGTGATCCCGTTCCACACGCCCCACAACAGGTCCTGCCACCACATACTCGCACCTCTCCGTCGTGTCCGACTCCACCGTATGCGGTGCGGACGGGGACGCGGGAAGGGCCCGCCTCCCGGGTGGGAGACGGGCCCTCGCCGTCGTGCTGGTGACCGTCAGGGGCGGACCCCGTCAGGCCGGGTGGTCACGGGGTGACCGTGACCAGGGTGTAGCCAGCCTCACCGGCACCGAAGTCGTACCCGATGGCACCGAGGTAGCGGGTTGCTGCCTCCAGGCCGGACCACGTCGCGGTGAGCTCGACCGGGACGCCCGAGACGACCGAGGTGGGCGACGGGGTGACGTCGAGGTTGCCCTCGTCCGCCACCGGCGTGTACACGTGCACCGGACCCGTGGCGACGTCCCCAGCGGGGGCGTTCCAGTTGTCGATCGCCAGGTGGTAGACGCCCGGGGCTGGAGCGACGAGCGTGATCGCCTCGTCCGAGCCGCCGGCCGCGCTCTGCGCGACGACCGCGGTGTACTCCGGGTTGATGAGGAAGAGGTCCAGGTCGAGGTTCTCGCTCGGAGCCCACTCGTCCTGCCAGACCTCGACCCGCAGGGCCGCGGCACCCTCCGGCACCGTGACCTCCATCACGAAGTCCTCGAAGCCGGCGCCGCCGGACGGACCGTCGGAGGTCACGCTGACCTCCTGGCTGTCCGCCGCGGTCAGGCCGTGGACCACCGAGGTCATGGTGCCGGTCGTGCCGGGCACCACCTCGAAGGTCGTGCTGCCCTCGGTGCCGTGACCACCAGGTCGGTGGGGGCGGCGACCGCGACCGGGTTGACCGCGATGGGGCTGCGGACGTCCGAGCCGGGGCCGGTCCAGGTGACCGAGCCGAAGGCCCACTCACCGAGCGGCGCGCCCTCGTTGGTGATGGTCACCTCGAAGGTCGCGGTCTCGCCGGCACCGACGGTGATGGTCTCCGGGGAGACCTCGACCGACATACCCTCGGGCGCCTCGACGACAGCGTCGAAGGTGCCGCCCTCGCCGGTCGCGGTGACCGTGCGGGTGACCGTCTGCGAGCCTGCCAGCTGCCCGATGGAGATGCTCGGGTAGTTGAGGTCGCTCGGGTCGACGTCAGGAGCGGCGTCGCAGTAGGCCTGACCGCCGACCAGGAGCTGCAGCTGACCGATCGCGCACGCGTAGTCGTACCAGTCCGTCCGATCCGACTCGTAGACCAGCGGCGTGCCGTAGGACGCCGCCGGCTCGACCTCGCCGGAGCCGTAGTGCAGCGGGTTGGCCGGGGCGCCACCGTAGTGGATCGGCTCACCGTCGCTGTTCAGCGGGTCGGCGGTGGTCATCATCGCCGACTTGACCGCCATCGGGCTCCAGTCGGTGTTCTTCGACATCATCAGCGCCGCCAGGCCCGCGACGTGCGGGGCGGACATCGAGGTGCCGGACATGGCGTTGAAGTTGCTGCCACCGTTGGTCAGCGGGGAGACCGCCGCGATGACGTCGACACCCGGAGCCGTGATGTCCGGCTTCAGGAGGTCACCGTTGCCGGCGATCGCCGGGCCGTAGGAGCTGAAGCCGGCCATCTCGGGCACGACCATCTCCGCGCCGCCCTCACCGGTGGCCGAGATGAAGGCCGTCGGGTTGGGGTCGGACTCCTCGTAGGCCTTGATGGCCGCGGCTGCGGTGCCGTTCACGTGGATCGTGGGGATCACGTGGAAGTCGGCGTTCAGCGACTCGCTGTCGTTGTTGTTAGCCATGATCATGCCGATACCGCCGGCGGCGGCGACGACGTCGCTCTTCTCCACGCGGGCGTTGCTGCCGCGGGTGCAGATGACGATCTCGCCGTCGATGGCGTCCTCGTCCAGCGAGCCGGGGAGGCACAGCTTGGCGTCGGCCGCGGTGCGACCCTCGGCCGGGTAGTCCTCGGAGTCGATCAGCGGGGCGGGGCCGACGGCCTCGCCGACACCGACGCCCTCGAAGCGCTCGCCCGCGGAGTTGAAGGTCTCCTCCAGGGTCTCCTCGACCCCGGCGCTCAGCGCGTTCTCGCCACC contains:
- a CDS encoding pseudouridine synthase codes for the protein MPRRRRPEPPLPPRDGLGPARVRMPVHVEHPTVVSFLAALTGDEEGVRRRLAAGEIVLADGTPVGEGTPYRPGGTAYLYRDLPEEVPVPGELLVLLRDDDTGLLAVDKPPFLATTPRGGHVAQTALVRLRRALDLPELTPVHRLDRLTSGVLLLTTRAAARRPYQVLVQTGGLRKTYEALAPLPEGRDLPLLVHDRLVKTRGELQARVVPGPPNARTLVELLDVVEPGVGRYRLTPTTGQTHQLRVHLAGLGIPILGDPLYPVVSDVAPGDFSNPLQLLAAEVCLTDPLSGRERRITSARTLPIGPPTG
- a CDS encoding PPC domain-containing protein, yielding MPGTTGTMTSVVHGLTAADSQEVSVTSDGPSGGAGFEDFVMEVTVPEGAAALRVEVWQDEWAPSENLDLDLFLINPEYTAVVAQSAAGGSDEAITLVAPAPGVYHLAIDNWNAPAGDVATGPVHVYTPVADEGNLDVTPSPTSVVSGVPVELTATWSGLEAATRYLGAIGYDFGAGEAGYTLVTVTP